From Halotia branconii CENA392, the proteins below share one genomic window:
- a CDS encoding DEAD/DEAH box helicase, giving the protein MNYPAPSPELDLGLIFPFDLDQFQKDAIASLNGDRSVVVCAPTGSGKTLVGEYAIYRALSRGKRVFYTTPLKALSNQKLRDFREKFGFDQVGLLTGDASINRDAPILVMTTEIFRNMLYGTPIGQIGISLVDVEAVILDECHYMNDRQRGTVWEESIIYCPREIQLAALSATVANSDQLTNWLNRVHGPTDLIYSDFRPVPLEFHYCNPKGLFPLLNDSKTKINPRLANRGKRRQGDRGKGGRPEAPGIIYTLSQLQQRDMLPAIYFIFSRRGCDKAVAEVGDLWLVNNDESQTLRRQIDDFLNRNPEAGRSGQIAPLYRGIAAHHAGILPAWKVLVEELFQQGLIKVVFATETLAAGINMPARTTVISTLSKRTDSGHRLLNASEFLQMAGRAGRRGMDEQGHVVTVQTPFEGAKEAAYLATSKPDPLVSQFTPSYGMVLNLLQTHTLEQTRELIERSFGQYMATLHLRPDYDEIADIQAQLAQLQEQIDAVDENELAIYEKLRQRLKVERQLLKTLQEQAQQDRQEQLGMMLSFAISGTLLSLKGKNITVSSPITAVLVGKTPDSVELPYLVCLGCDNRWYVATSEDVVDLYAELPRVEVPPEILPPPELLFQPGQSGRGNEVTWAIAQQIPDPGEFLYTPPEVAEQLSRTTAVQEQLENHPIHQSGNVGAIYKRRARYVELEAELEELQTQVEQQSQRHWEEFLNLITILQQFGCLDNLVPTQLGEVAAAIRGENELWLGLSLASGELDYIDPHHLAAVAAALVTETPRPDTKVNFELSSEADNAWSRLQPIRRSVLKIQYRHGVALPVGLEHRFLNLIAIVEQWALGKEWTELCDHTTLDEGDVVRILRRTLDLLSQIPHVPNLPESLQRNARRAMQLIDRFPVNETVE; this is encoded by the coding sequence GTGAATTATCCCGCGCCGTCTCCAGAACTTGACCTAGGGTTGATATTTCCCTTTGATCTGGATCAATTCCAAAAAGATGCGATCGCGTCCTTAAATGGCGATCGCTCTGTAGTTGTATGTGCGCCCACAGGTTCGGGCAAAACATTAGTAGGCGAATACGCCATTTATCGCGCCTTGTCACGAGGAAAACGTGTGTTTTACACCACTCCCCTCAAGGCGTTGTCGAATCAAAAATTACGTGACTTTCGAGAAAAATTTGGCTTTGACCAAGTAGGACTGTTAACTGGAGATGCTTCTATTAACAGAGATGCACCAATTTTGGTGATGACCACAGAAATTTTCCGCAACATGCTTTATGGCACACCGATTGGACAAATTGGCATTTCCTTGGTAGATGTTGAAGCGGTGATACTAGATGAATGCCACTACATGAACGATCGCCAACGAGGCACAGTTTGGGAAGAATCAATCATCTATTGTCCTCGTGAAATTCAACTAGCAGCCCTTTCAGCTACAGTTGCCAACAGCGATCAACTCACCAATTGGTTAAATCGCGTTCATGGCCCAACTGACCTAATTTACTCTGATTTTCGCCCTGTACCCTTGGAATTTCATTATTGCAATCCCAAAGGCTTATTTCCCCTGCTGAACGATAGCAAAACTAAAATTAACCCCCGCTTGGCAAATAGGGGCAAAAGAAGGCAAGGGGATAGAGGTAAAGGTGGAAGACCAGAAGCACCTGGGATTATTTATACTCTCAGCCAGCTTCAGCAACGAGACATGTTGCCAGCAATATACTTTATCTTTAGTCGTCGGGGATGTGATAAAGCGGTGGCTGAAGTAGGTGATCTATGGCTAGTAAATAATGACGAATCGCAGACATTGCGCCGACAAATTGATGATTTTTTAAATCGCAACCCCGAAGCTGGGCGTTCTGGACAAATTGCTCCCCTTTACCGGGGAATTGCTGCCCACCACGCCGGTATTTTACCTGCATGGAAAGTGTTGGTAGAAGAATTGTTCCAGCAAGGACTAATTAAAGTAGTTTTCGCTACCGAAACACTGGCTGCGGGTATTAATATGCCCGCCCGGACAACAGTCATTTCCACCCTTTCTAAGCGCACCGACTCTGGACACCGCTTATTGAACGCTTCCGAATTTTTGCAAATGGCAGGGCGGGCTGGCCGTCGAGGCATGGATGAACAAGGTCATGTAGTCACAGTTCAAACTCCCTTTGAAGGTGCGAAAGAAGCGGCATATTTAGCCACATCTAAACCAGATCCCTTAGTTAGCCAGTTTACGCCTAGCTACGGTATGGTGCTGAATCTACTGCAAACCCATACCTTAGAACAAACCAGAGAACTGATAGAACGCAGCTTTGGGCAGTACATGGCGACGTTGCATCTGCGACCAGATTATGATGAAATTGCCGATATCCAAGCACAATTAGCTCAACTGCAAGAGCAAATTGACGCTGTTGATGAAAACGAATTGGCAATTTATGAAAAATTGCGACAACGCCTGAAAGTAGAACGCCAGTTATTAAAAACACTGCAAGAACAAGCACAACAAGACCGACAAGAACAATTAGGTATGATGTTGAGCTTTGCAATCTCCGGAACTCTATTGAGTCTCAAGGGTAAAAACATCACAGTGTCTTCACCCATAACAGCAGTATTAGTCGGGAAAACACCTGATTCTGTAGAACTTCCTTATTTAGTGTGTTTGGGATGCGATAACCGTTGGTATGTGGCCACAAGCGAGGATGTAGTTGATTTATATGCCGAATTACCACGAGTTGAAGTGCCGCCAGAAATCTTACCACCACCAGAACTGCTCTTTCAACCAGGGCAATCAGGCCGTGGAAATGAAGTCACATGGGCGATCGCTCAACAAATTCCTGACCCTGGAGAGTTTCTGTACACGCCCCCAGAAGTTGCCGAACAACTCAGTCGGACGACTGCTGTCCAAGAGCAATTAGAAAATCATCCCATACATCAATCGGGCAATGTGGGTGCGATTTACAAACGTAGGGCGCGCTATGTAGAACTAGAAGCAGAATTGGAAGAATTGCAAACTCAAGTAGAGCAACAATCACAACGTCATTGGGAAGAATTTCTCAACTTAATCACGATTCTGCAACAGTTTGGCTGTTTAGATAACTTAGTACCCACACAATTGGGGGAAGTTGCGGCGGCAATTCGAGGAGAAAATGAATTATGGCTGGGTTTATCACTCGCCAGTGGTGAATTAGACTATATAGATCCGCACCATTTAGCAGCAGTCGCCGCCGCTTTGGTGACAGAAACCCCACGTCCTGACACTAAAGTTAACTTTGAACTTTCCTCAGAAGCAGATAATGCTTGGTCTAGATTACAACCAATCCGCCGTTCGGTTTTAAAGATTCAATACCGACATGGTGTAGCCTTACCTGTTGGTTTAGAGCATCGATTTCTTAACTTAATTGCCATTGTCGAACAATGGGCATTAGGAAAAGAATGGACAGAACTCTGCGATCATACCACCTTAGATGAAGGTGATGTAGTGAGAATTTTACGCCGGACTTTGGATTTATTATCCCAGATTCCCCACGTTCCCAACTTGCCAGAATCTCTACAGCGCAATGCCCGTCGAGCTATGCAATTAATTGATCGATTCCCAGTTAATGAGACAGTAGAATGA
- the proC gene encoding pyrroline-5-carboxylate reductase yields the protein MTIKFGLIGGGIMGEALLSRLIARGIYQPSEVIVSEPLSARQDFLQQKYDVAITIDNGLVFTQASEVVFLAVKPQVFSAIAQELADIITIEISPLVISILAGVCLNQLEAAFPQLPVIRAMPNTPATVGAGITAICLGAYTHAKHQQIAQQIFSAVGEVVEVSETLMDAVTGLSGSGPAYVALMTEALADGGVAAGLPRGIANQLALQTVLGTAKLLQESKMHPAELKDRVTSPGGTTIAGIAQLERSGFRSALIEAVKVAAQRSQELGK from the coding sequence ATGACTATTAAATTTGGTTTAATTGGTGGCGGGATAATGGGAGAAGCGCTATTATCCCGCCTTATTGCGCGGGGAATTTATCAGCCTTCGGAAGTTATAGTCAGCGAACCCTTATCGGCGCGTCAAGATTTTTTGCAGCAAAAATATGATGTGGCTATAACTATAGATAATGGCCTGGTGTTTACCCAAGCAAGTGAAGTCGTATTTTTGGCAGTAAAACCGCAAGTATTTAGCGCGATCGCTCAAGAATTAGCAGATATTATTACTATAGAAATCTCGCCCCTAGTAATTTCTATTTTGGCAGGGGTATGTTTAAATCAGTTAGAAGCTGCGTTTCCGCAATTACCTGTAATTAGAGCCATGCCCAATACACCAGCAACAGTAGGGGCAGGAATTACAGCGATCTGTTTAGGTGCATACACCCACGCCAAACACCAGCAAATAGCACAACAAATTTTTTCGGCGGTAGGAGAAGTTGTAGAAGTTTCAGAAACGTTGATGGATGCAGTCACAGGATTATCTGGTAGTGGCCCTGCTTACGTAGCCTTAATGACAGAAGCCCTGGCTGACGGAGGAGTAGCAGCAGGTTTGCCCAGAGGCATCGCCAATCAACTAGCCTTGCAAACTGTACTGGGAACAGCGAAACTATTACAAGAAAGCAAAATGCATCCAGCTGAACTAAAAGACCGCGTTACCAGTCCCGGCGGTACTACCATTGCTGGGATTGCCCAGCTAGAACGCTCAGGTTTTCGTTCAGCTTTAATTGAAGCCGTGAAAGTGGCTGCACAACGCTCTCAAGAATTGGGAAAATGA
- a CDS encoding cell division protein SepF, which yields MNNIFSKLRDFVGLNEQVEYEYYEEEADTDNYQNLYQQENPQPAPAEATAQNRRWREPVTTMSDDVAAAVSKSTMGNVIGMPGASNGISEVLVLEPRTFEEMPQAIQALRERKSVVLNLTIMDPDQAQRAVDFVAGGTYALDGHQERIGESIFLFTPSCVQVSTQGGVIHEVPQPPARPARPAATNATPAWGNETNRMAQ from the coding sequence ATGAACAATATATTTTCCAAACTTCGAGACTTTGTAGGTCTCAACGAACAAGTAGAATACGAGTATTACGAAGAAGAGGCAGATACAGATAATTATCAAAATCTATATCAGCAAGAAAATCCTCAGCCAGCACCAGCAGAAGCCACCGCTCAAAATCGACGTTGGCGAGAACCCGTGACTACAATGAGTGATGATGTAGCAGCAGCAGTATCAAAGTCTACAATGGGGAATGTGATTGGTATGCCAGGAGCAAGTAACGGAATTTCAGAAGTATTAGTGCTTGAACCACGGACATTTGAAGAAATGCCTCAAGCAATTCAAGCTTTAAGAGAGCGCAAGTCAGTAGTGTTAAACTTGACGATCATGGACCCGGATCAAGCCCAACGGGCAGTAGATTTTGTTGCAGGTGGGACTTACGCACTCGATGGACATCAAGAGCGCATCGGAGAAAGCATCTTTTTGTTTACACCAAGCTGTGTGCAAGTTAGTACTCAAGGTGGAGTTATTCATGAAGTACCACAACCGCCAGCCCGCCCTGCACGTCCCGCCGCAACTAATGCAACTCCAGCCTGGGGCAACGAAACCAACCGGATGGCACAGTAA
- a CDS encoding YggS family pyridoxal phosphate-dependent enzyme, with translation MTSSINERITTIRASLPPSVRLIAVSKQVPTEVIRSAYNAGIRDFGENRIQEAASKQTELQDLSDITWHFIGHLQSNKAKKAIELFPWIHSVDNLKLAQRLNQLAQDLGVSPQVCLQVKILADSNKSGWSVSELLADLPALNQCKFLQIQGLMTIPPLALSNTEILSVFNSTRKLAKEIQEQSWSHLKMEQLSMGMSGDYQLAVQAGATMVRLGTILFGDRT, from the coding sequence ATGACTAGTTCGATTAACGAACGTATTACCACAATTCGCGCCTCACTTCCACCTTCAGTCCGATTGATTGCTGTCAGCAAGCAAGTTCCGACTGAGGTAATTCGATCTGCGTATAACGCCGGAATCCGCGATTTCGGCGAAAATCGTATCCAAGAAGCTGCCAGTAAACAAACCGAATTGCAAGATTTATCGGATATTACCTGGCACTTTATTGGACATTTGCAAAGTAATAAAGCCAAAAAAGCAATTGAACTATTTCCTTGGATTCATTCTGTAGATAACTTGAAGTTGGCACAGCGCTTAAATCAATTAGCGCAAGATCTAGGAGTTAGTCCTCAGGTTTGCTTGCAAGTGAAGATTCTTGCCGATTCTAACAAGTCGGGTTGGAGTGTGTCAGAACTATTAGCTGACTTACCTGCACTTAATCAGTGTAAATTTTTACAAATTCAAGGTTTGATGACAATTCCACCGTTAGCATTAAGTAATACGGAGATACTGAGCGTCTTTAATAGTACTCGCAAGTTAGCTAAAGAAATCCAAGAACAAAGTTGGTCTCATCTAAAAATGGAGCAGTTGTCGATGGGGATGTCAGGCGACTACCAACTGGCAGTGCAAGCTGGAGCAACGATGGTAAGATTAGGAACGATATTATTTGGCGATCGCACTTAG
- the pipX gene encoding transcriptional coactivator PipX, with protein sequence MNPENSETYINHPTWGLLYRICMVDENQDLFTTLYAQRLFFVVANDVKGIKFQPIGRTEARMLLENRLRILRRSGQSQEYDQLQSVFQRTFQ encoded by the coding sequence ATGAATCCAGAAAACTCTGAAACCTACATAAATCATCCAACTTGGGGTTTGCTTTATCGGATCTGCATGGTTGACGAAAACCAAGATCTGTTCACTACACTTTATGCTCAACGCTTGTTTTTTGTCGTCGCCAATGATGTTAAAGGTATTAAATTTCAGCCTATAGGACGTACAGAGGCAAGAATGCTGTTAGAAAATCGCTTGCGTATTTTGCGTCGCAGTGGTCAATCTCAGGAGTACGATCAGCTTCAGAGTGTTTTCCAACGCACCTTCCAATGA
- a CDS encoding anthranilate synthase component I, whose translation MTKPWYWRSLPLKNRTGSEVFAALFRSNNVSEIATLLESPYPTPTNQPQLSRYSICAGAPRIINKIPQMWTPPLGTVLPFLENLLQTRNSSSAPLPLCSPAPLPPCPRSLSVVEVLPPHLPFTGGWLGWLGYDVAWEIEQLPDKKSDNLPFPVAFWYEPDAFAILDHAQQILWLAASEIDDIHHLETRLTRKYDDNSSNPLTFAPEFLTSQPDYEAAVNRAKKYIQAGEIFQANLSLRFTTTTSASGWSIYQALQKINPSPFASYWQTPWGEVMSCSPERLVLLQNRQAQTRPIAGTRSRGATPEQDNQLAQELLSNTKERAEHIMLVDLERNDLGRVCEYGTVNVDELLTIERYSHVMHLVSNIQGTLKCKCTATNLIRALFPGGTITGCPKVRCMEIIEELEPMRRSLFYGSCGYLDWRGNLDLNILIRTLLLTPSSTHSPLNTVWGQVGAGIVADSNPQREWDESLHKAQAQLAALKMFNP comes from the coding sequence ATGACCAAACCTTGGTATTGGCGATCGCTTCCGTTAAAAAATCGTACTGGTTCTGAAGTTTTTGCTGCTTTGTTTCGCTCAAATAATGTATCTGAAATTGCTACCCTCCTCGAAAGTCCTTACCCAACGCCAACCAACCAACCCCAACTTAGTCGATATTCTATCTGTGCAGGCGCTCCTCGGATAATAAATAAAATTCCGCAGATGTGGACACCGCCACTAGGAACAGTCCTCCCCTTCCTAGAAAACTTGCTACAAACTAGAAATTCTTCCTCTGCCCCCCTGCCCCTCTGCTCCCCTGCCCCCCTGCCCCCCTGCCCCCGGTCACTGAGCGTAGTCGAAGTGCTGCCTCCCCACCTCCCCTTCACAGGTGGTTGGTTAGGATGGCTAGGCTATGACGTTGCTTGGGAAATTGAACAGTTACCTGATAAAAAATCTGATAATTTACCGTTTCCCGTGGCTTTTTGGTACGAACCAGATGCTTTTGCCATTTTGGATCACGCCCAACAAATTTTGTGGCTAGCAGCTAGTGAAATTGACGATATCCATCACTTAGAAACTCGGTTAACCAGAAAATATGACGACAACTCCTCTAATCCTCTCACCTTTGCCCCTGAGTTCTTGACATCTCAGCCAGATTATGAAGCAGCAGTCAACCGTGCCAAAAAATACATTCAAGCTGGAGAAATATTTCAGGCGAATCTTTCTTTAAGATTTACCACTACCACATCGGCTTCTGGCTGGTCAATTTATCAAGCTTTACAAAAAATTAATCCTTCACCCTTCGCTAGCTATTGGCAAACGCCTTGGGGAGAAGTGATGAGCTGTTCACCAGAGCGTCTGGTATTATTACAAAATCGGCAAGCGCAAACTAGACCAATTGCCGGGACGCGATCGCGTGGTGCAACCCCAGAACAAGACAATCAATTGGCACAAGAACTACTCAGCAACACTAAAGAACGTGCAGAACACATAATGCTAGTAGATCTAGAACGCAACGATTTAGGGCGCGTTTGCGAATATGGTACAGTAAATGTCGATGAATTGCTGACAATCGAGCGATATAGCCATGTTATGCACCTTGTCAGCAATATTCAAGGTACTTTAAAATGCAAATGCACTGCCACTAATTTGATTCGTGCCTTGTTCCCTGGCGGCACAATCACAGGATGCCCTAAAGTTCGCTGCATGGAAATCATCGAAGAACTAGAACCCATGCGACGCAGTTTATTCTACGGTTCTTGTGGATATTTAGATTGGCGAGGCAACTTAGACTTAAATATCTTAATCCGCACCTTGCTATTAACCCCCTCATCTACCCACTCTCCACTCAATACCGTTTGGGGACAAGTAGGAGCCGGAATCGTCGCAGACAGCAATCCACAAAGAGAATGGGATGAATCTCTACACAAAGCGCAAGCACAACTAGCAGCCCTTAAAATGTTCAATCCCTAA
- a CDS encoding energy-coupling factor transporter transmembrane component T family protein, translated as MDLLRSLPLGLYLEQPQTWLHKLDPRVKIFWLMSFLTSYSFANNQWRILLVALLIIFTLVAKIPRRVWQQQMGWLLTLSVLVLLIAAVSPDGLGIDYQPRLPANEQALLQQSNTNNAKVVTEQVFNTKKYSYVLFHKGPVKVTRHSLDLAVRLSTILFTVIYSTNLYLLTTAPEEITTAIESLMQPLRRFKIPVTEITLTLTLSLRFIPLVLEEVQNLARSVMTRAINWKKLGLKGAFKVWMIVAERLLENLLLRAEQMASAMMVRGFTSPNEHRVKWHELRLKARDWLAIAMLTLFWGVRVVLGNQF; from the coding sequence ATGGACTTATTGCGATCGCTACCACTTGGACTTTACTTAGAACAACCGCAAACTTGGTTACATAAACTCGATCCACGAGTCAAGATTTTCTGGTTGATGAGCTTTTTGACAAGCTACAGTTTTGCCAATAACCAATGGCGTATATTACTGGTAGCATTGTTAATTATTTTTACCTTAGTTGCCAAAATTCCCCGCAGAGTGTGGCAACAGCAGATGGGTTGGCTATTAACACTTTCGGTTTTAGTTTTACTTATTGCAGCTGTGAGTCCAGATGGACTAGGTATAGATTATCAACCGCGTCTGCCAGCTAATGAACAAGCTTTGCTCCAGCAATCAAACACAAATAATGCCAAAGTTGTTACAGAGCAAGTCTTTAATACTAAAAAGTACAGCTATGTCTTATTTCATAAGGGACCAGTCAAAGTTACTCGTCATTCTTTAGATTTGGCAGTACGCCTCAGTACAATTTTATTTACCGTGATTTACAGCACTAACCTGTATCTACTCACAACTGCACCAGAAGAAATCACGACTGCCATAGAAAGTTTAATGCAGCCTCTACGACGGTTCAAGATACCTGTAACTGAAATTACTTTGACTTTAACTTTGTCTTTGCGATTTATTCCCCTAGTCCTAGAAGAAGTCCAAAACTTAGCTCGTTCTGTGATGACAAGGGCAATTAATTGGAAAAAGCTGGGATTGAAAGGAGCATTTAAAGTTTGGATGATAGTCGCAGAAAGACTATTAGAAAATTTGTTACTCCGGGCAGAACAAATGGCTAGTGCGATGATGGTACGCGGTTTTACCAGTCCAAATGAACACCGCGTTAAGTGGCATGAATTGAGACTTAAAGCGCGAGATTGGTTGGCTATTGCAATGTTGACCCTGTTTTGGGGAGTGCGAGTAGTTTTGGGAAATCAATTTTGA
- a CDS encoding type II toxin-antitoxin system RelE family toxin, giving the protein MKKLKNEEDLYRIRVGIYRVIYEIFEDIFLVTVIKVKHRNQVYKENN; this is encoded by the coding sequence GTGAAAAAATTGAAGAACGAAGAAGATCTATATCGTATTCGAGTGGGTATATATCGTGTAATATACGAGATTTTTGAAGATATTTTCTTGGTAACTGTAATCAAAGTAAAACACCGAAATCAAGTTTACAAAGAAAACAATTGA
- a CDS encoding GmrSD restriction endonuclease domain-containing protein, with protein MAKINLDALISREDFEVEDNINSGTKKDRIAIEDIKADSFFFTNIRKPDFQRETNEWDKYKVCEFIKSFIEGDLIPAIILWRSTGGYLFVIDGSHRLSALSAWVNDDYGDGKISKLFYDGVIPDEQIKVAEETRKLINKTIGSYEDSRLALTHPDKVKLEVAKYAKNLAAVAIQLQWVEGDASKAESSFFKINQQAAPIDKTELKLLESRKKPNSIAARAIIRSGRGHKYWSSFSDEIQNQIQRIAKEINEILFEPKLHNTIKTLDIPMGGKLYSPQTLPLILDFVNIVNNIDFNNKGVNNDTTGEATIQFLKNVKKIAYKLNGNHPSSLGLHPIVYFYSKEGRHRTVSFLAIVDFVMELNKRNKVNDFIEVREKFEDFLLNNDYLIQQIYVKYRSVQKSYKYLSIFFLEMINNLKLEKTINDAIHYIISQNDFNYLNLRQINQENNSSAKDFDANKKSEIYIRSTLPNAPKCHICRGFIHRNSISIDHIQRKEDGGLATIDNGQLTHPYCNTGYKN; from the coding sequence ATGGCTAAAATTAATCTAGATGCTCTGATTTCAAGAGAAGATTTTGAAGTAGAAGACAATATCAATTCAGGTACGAAAAAAGACAGAATTGCTATTGAAGATATCAAAGCTGATTCATTTTTCTTTACAAATATCCGAAAACCAGATTTTCAAAGAGAAACTAACGAATGGGATAAATACAAAGTTTGCGAATTTATAAAAAGTTTTATAGAGGGTGATTTAATACCAGCTATTATTTTGTGGCGAAGTACAGGTGGCTATTTATTCGTAATTGATGGCAGCCATAGATTAAGTGCATTGTCTGCTTGGGTAAATGACGATTATGGTGATGGTAAGATATCAAAGCTTTTCTATGATGGCGTAATTCCTGATGAACAAATAAAAGTTGCTGAAGAAACACGAAAATTAATTAACAAAACAATCGGCTCATACGAAGATTCTCGGTTAGCTCTCACGCACCCTGATAAAGTCAAACTGGAAGTTGCCAAATATGCAAAAAACCTAGCAGCAGTAGCAATTCAACTTCAATGGGTTGAAGGTGATGCAAGTAAAGCAGAAAGCTCATTCTTTAAAATTAATCAGCAAGCAGCCCCAATTGATAAAACTGAGCTAAAACTTTTAGAATCTAGAAAGAAACCTAATAGCATCGCAGCACGCGCAATCATAAGAAGTGGTAGAGGTCACAAATATTGGTCGTCCTTTTCAGATGAAATTCAAAATCAGATACAAAGAATAGCTAAAGAAATTAATGAAATACTTTTTGAACCCAAGTTGCACAATACTATAAAAACTTTGGATATACCAATGGGAGGAAAATTATATTCTCCTCAAACACTACCACTAATTTTAGATTTCGTTAATATCGTTAATAATATAGATTTTAATAATAAGGGAGTTAATAATGACACAACAGGTGAGGCAACAATACAATTTTTAAAGAATGTCAAAAAAATTGCATATAAATTAAATGGGAATCATCCCTCATCTCTAGGTTTGCACCCAATTGTATATTTTTATTCAAAAGAAGGAAGGCATAGAACGGTATCTTTTCTAGCCATTGTTGATTTTGTTATGGAACTAAATAAACGTAATAAAGTTAATGATTTCATAGAAGTTAGGGAAAAATTTGAAGACTTTCTGCTTAATAATGATTATTTAATTCAGCAAATTTACGTCAAGTATAGGTCTGTACAGAAGAGTTATAAATATCTATCAATTTTTTTTCTAGAAATGATTAACAATTTGAAATTAGAAAAAACAATAAATGATGCAATACATTATATTATATCCCAAAATGATTTTAATTATTTAAATCTTCGTCAAATCAATCAAGAAAATAACTCATCTGCAAAAGACTTTGATGCAAATAAAAAGAGTGAAATTTATATAAGAAGTACATTGCCAAATGCACCTAAATGTCATATCTGTCGTGGTTTTATCCATAGAAATTCAATTTCAATTGATCATATACAGCGCAAGGAAGATGGTGGCTTGGCGACTATAGATAATGGACAGCTAACACATCCGTACTGTAATACAGGATATAAAAATTAG
- the der gene encoding ribosome biogenesis GTPase Der, with protein sequence MGLPIVAIIGRPNVGKSTLVNRLAGEQTAIVHDEPGVTRDRTYMPAYWGDREFLVVDTGGLVFNDDTEFLPLIRQQALTALAEASAAIFVVDGKTGPNSADEEIATWLRQQPVPVLLAVNKCESIEQGLMQAAEFWELGLGEPFPISAIHGNGTGEILDELISHIPSVDEVPENNEIKVAIIGRPNVGKSSLLNAFVGQQRAIVSPISGTTRDAIDTVVERDGQTYRLIDTAGIRRKKHIEYGTEFFSINRAFKAIRRADVVLLIIDALDGVTDQDQKLAGRIIEEGRACVIVVNKWDAVEKDSYTIYDYEKTMQSRLDFTDWAETIFVSALTGQRVEKILELVNIAAEAHKRRVSTSVINEVLEDAVSWHSPPASRGGRQGKIYYGTQVSTQPPTIALFVNEAKRFNDNYRRYIERQFRQQLGFKGTPIRLLWRSKKVRDMEVGSVNRATRVK encoded by the coding sequence ATGGGACTGCCAATCGTTGCAATTATCGGTCGCCCGAATGTGGGCAAATCTACCCTGGTTAATCGTCTCGCCGGGGAGCAAACGGCGATTGTCCACGACGAACCGGGTGTGACACGCGATCGCACTTACATGCCAGCTTACTGGGGCGATCGCGAATTTTTAGTAGTGGACACTGGTGGCTTAGTATTTAACGATGACACCGAATTTCTACCATTGATTCGCCAACAAGCATTAACAGCCCTGGCAGAAGCAAGTGCCGCTATTTTTGTCGTAGATGGTAAAACTGGCCCCAACTCGGCAGATGAAGAAATTGCTACATGGTTGCGTCAACAACCAGTACCTGTTCTACTGGCTGTAAATAAATGCGAGTCTATAGAACAAGGCTTAATGCAAGCCGCCGAATTTTGGGAGTTGGGATTGGGCGAACCTTTCCCGATCTCCGCAATTCATGGTAACGGTACGGGAGAAATACTCGACGAGTTAATTAGTCACATTCCGAGCGTTGATGAAGTACCGGAAAACAACGAAATCAAAGTTGCAATTATCGGGCGACCAAATGTCGGTAAATCCAGTTTATTAAATGCTTTCGTCGGGCAACAAAGGGCGATCGTCAGTCCCATTTCTGGCACAACCCGCGACGCTATTGATACTGTCGTCGAACGAGATGGGCAAACTTACCGCTTGATTGATACTGCTGGCATTCGCAGAAAGAAACATATAGAATACGGCACAGAATTTTTTAGCATTAACCGCGCCTTCAAAGCAATTCGTCGTGCCGATGTGGTTTTATTGATCATAGATGCCCTTGATGGAGTCACCGATCAAGACCAAAAATTAGCCGGGCGAATTATCGAAGAAGGTCGAGCTTGTGTCATCGTCGTCAATAAATGGGATGCAGTCGAAAAAGACTCTTACACTATCTACGACTATGAAAAAACGATGCAATCCCGGCTAGATTTTACTGACTGGGCAGAAACTATCTTTGTGAGTGCCTTAACAGGACAACGGGTAGAAAAGATTTTAGAACTTGTGAATATAGCAGCTGAGGCACATAAACGCCGTGTCAGTACATCAGTTATTAACGAAGTACTAGAAGATGCTGTTAGCTGGCATTCTCCCCCAGCCTCACGCGGAGGTCGTCAGGGTAAGATTTATTATGGTACACAAGTAAGTACACAACCACCAACGATCGCCTTATTTGTCAACGAAGCCAAACGCTTTAACGACAACTACCGCCGCTACATTGAAAGACAATTCCGGCAACAATTAGGGTTTAAAGGTACTCCCATTCGTCTACTGTGGCGGAGTAAGAAAGTCCGAGATATGGAAGTTGGTAGCGTCAACAGAGCAACTCGCGTTAAATAA